CGCCAGTCTCGTCCGCGACGGTGTCGTCCGGCCGCCGTGCGACGTCGACCCACCCGTTCCACTCGTCCTCGCGCCACTCGTACCGCTCGGACCACGACTCGAAGTCGAACGAACCCCACTCGTCGCCCCGTCCCACGTACCGCCGGGGTGCCACGATGACCCACGGTGTCCACCGCCTGACGGCGGCCCACAGCCTTCGAACGGTCATCTGTGACGAAAGGGACCGCAGCGACCAGAACGTGTCGGTCAGCCGAACACCACCTCTGGATGACACACTCGAGTCTGCGGACGACGCAACAGGGGCGCGCTCACTTCTCGACGTCGAGGAGCGCCACCCGCTCGAGGACGACGTCCGCGAGACGCCCGTCGACGACGGCGAGTTCGCGCGCTCCCACGTCGAAGTACTCCCTGACGCGCCCCTCGTCGAACGCCCCCAGCGTCGACGCCGGGCGCAACTCCCGCTCGACGGCGGCGGCCGCCTCGTCTTCGGCCGCTCCGTCGTCGTCTCCAGCGTCGACGAGGACGACGACCGACTGTTCGCCGGGCGAGACGCCCATGGTGAGCGCCCGGTCGATCTGTCGACGGCCGGCCGCGTAGAGGAGTATCTCGACACCGCGGTCGTGGGCGA
This window of the Salinigranum halophilum genome carries:
- the cgi121 gene encoding KEOPS complex subunit Cgi121 translates to MRLVEGVADVDDVGAFVERLDAVGARHGVTVQAFDARYVVSRAHLERAVELAERAFERGANVAHDRGVEILLYAAGRRQIDRALTMGVSPGEQSVVVLVDAGDDDGAAEDEAAAAVERELRPASTLGAFDEGRVREYFDVGARELAVVDGRLADVVLERVALLDVEK